In a single window of the Coffea eugenioides isolate CCC68of chromosome 3, Ceug_1.0, whole genome shotgun sequence genome:
- the LOC113765909 gene encoding transcription factor TGA2.3-like has translation MAQAFPAFYEGWMMNHQNLLEKLLSFSSLDALANDKNDKCQDLLAEVLAHYQQYYEEKTRAVNENVFLMLSPPWLSSYERALLWISDFIPTTLFPLIDNSLGEDLADEQREMIQVIRAETRRLEKEVEQAMAAVQESIVAPPIFDLLRRHERTVDGEISELDAAIDKFKENMMRVIENADALRGSTVTKLVEILSLVQAIKFLAGAFQFTLQVRRWGSQRDAQSSRITRDVHP, from the coding sequence ATGGCTCAAGCATTCCCTGCCTTTTACGAGGGTTGGATGATGAACCACCAAAACTTGCTTGAAAAACTCTTGAGCTTTTCATCTTTAGACGCTTTAGCTAATGATAAAAATGACAAATGTCAAGACTTGCTTGCTGAAGTTCTAGCTCACTATCAACAGTACTATGAAGAGAAAACAAGAGCTGTAAATGAGAATGTATTTCTCATGCTTTCTCCACCATGGTTGAGCTCTTATGAAAGAGCTTTGCTTTGGATTTCTGACTTCATACCGACCACTCTTTTTCCTCTGATTGATAACTCACTAGGAGAAGATTTGGCTGATGAACAACGGGAGATGATTCAGGTGATCAGAGCTGAGACTAGGAGACTAGAGAAGGAAGTTGAACAAGCAATGGCTGCAGTTCAAGAAAGCATTGTCGCCCCACCAATCTTTGATTTGCTGAGAAGACACGAGAGAACTGTGGATGGCGAAATATCAGAGCTAGATGCAGCTATCGATAAGTTTAAGGAAAATATGATGAGGGTCATCGAAAATGCTGATGCTCTTCGAGGATCAACTGTGACGAAATTGGTGGAGATTTTGAGCCTTGTTCAGGCTATCAAGTTCTTGGCTGGTGCTTTCCAGTTTACTCTTCAAGTAAGAAGGTGGGGTTCGCAAAGGGATGCCCAGAGTTCTAGAATAACAAGAGATGTTCATCCGTAA